The nucleotide sequence ACCAAAGGGCATTTTCACACAGACAGCCTTTAGTGCATTTTAATCAAACTGTAGAGCTTCTAACCCCTttttttagtttgtttgtgttggtcAGAATGCAATTAACAATAGCACCAAAAAGAGGTAAAGCCATCTAGCGAACTCTGATGCGGTCCCACTAGTCCACAACCTGAACAAAATAGGTCCAACAATGTCTAGTTAATGAATTACTGAAGATCACTGAATTGTGGGTAAAAGTGTTCACTTTCTAAATAAATGGCATGTGAGATAGGTAATGTGAACCGTGGACGCATGAGGAGGTACAAAGATGGGGTTAACAATATGCTCCAGGCCATGCATTTTAGATCGTTAAAAAATAGGGCCCAATACCGCTCTTAGGACAAAATGTGACCAGATGATGTCTTCCACTGTTCCACATGCAGGGTCTGATTTACAGTGTATTTGCACAAACATTTCTTTCATGACTGTTGAGCTATGCTGGTCAATgcaataaacatttatttatgcaaTAATGTTAAAAGAATATATTTGATCAAGAATGCCAGAGGAATTCATTATACATTATATCCATATGACTACTCAAGCTTTACAAGTGGAACAAAACAACTCAGTTAACGTATCTAACCTTTCTTTAGCTATTACTGTTACAAATATATAATGTTTAAATGAAAATTCTACTTTAAAGTAAGTAAAAAAAGCAGAACTGAAATGATACACGTAAAACGTTATTTGGAAACactacttgacagtatcgacataagagtaacatgacactgtcatgacacatgaaccctagcCCTAACCCCAACCTCTAACTCTACTGTAATCCTAATCCttacttgttatgacaaaaaccaaatgtcacttaataacagaagcgttatgtcataaatgtgtatgacttgtttatgacacattcatgacactattatgtcgatactgttaagtaaagtgtaacccattaTTTTCATTCCACAGATCATACCAGAGCAGACCAAACCAGTACAGGGCCTTACAAATACAAACATCTGCTATGATATATaatcgtatatatatatatatatatatatatatctgctATGATGATGACATTTTTCCTTTCttcaaaatgtgaaaaaatgcTGTTCTAATATCCTTGGTTTTCATCCCATAGATAATGGGGTTTAAAACAGGTAGAATCAGAAAAATCAGCATTCCACAGGCTTTTCTTGCATTAGGGGTTATGTTTGGAAACCGATAAGACAGTATTGTGAACAAAACGACAATCTCAAAAAGAATAAATGAAATTATTTGCGCTAAGCAGGTGTTCACAGCCTTTGATTTGGCATCTGATTGTTTGTTCATGATACAAGTTAAAAGGATTTGGATGTATGAGAACAGCTGAATTGTTACAGTGATTATGTGCATAAATGCTGTTATAGCTAATCCATAAATATTGTTTATTGTAAGGTCTTCTCCACAGGAAAGGTTAAGCAATGAGAAATTatcacaaaacacattcataaTAAAATTCCTGCACATTTTTACTCTGGCCTGAAGCAGGAAAAGAACTAAAATTAAGGCAAAATTAGCCCCCCAAGCTAATGATATAACAGCAGTTATACCAAGTGATGTCAGAATCGAATTGTATCTGAGTGGCTTGCATATAGCAATATATCGGTCATATGCCATTGCTGCTAGTATAAAGGGTATGCCACCACCATACATATGGAGCAAAAACGCCTGAAGTACACAAAGTGGGTAGTTGACAGTGTTCTTCATGATCACAATGTCTACAAGCAGACGGGGAAACATTGCAGTAATTCCAATGAGATCATTCAATGGCAGGCTGAAAAGGATGTAAAACATCGGCCTGTGGAGACTCCTCTGAGTAACTATCAGCACCAGGATTGTCACGTTTGAGAGGACAGAAAAGAAGTAAACCAAAAGGCCCATAATGAAAATAGGGTAAACAGCAGAGGGGTGGATGTCAAAGCTTGCAATTCTGAGGACAGAAGAGATTGTTTGATTCAATGAAACACTCATTGGAAGAGGCAGTTCATCTAGTAGGTCCTAAGTGATGAAAAAAATCCTGTGAAACagacaaaatgttttaaatatagTTGAAAACATAGTATAATCATCTTTTCAATAAATTAATTGGTCAGACACTGAATTTAAGATCACTGTGTTACCTTGGTCATCTATATAGATTAAATAGATATATTTAATATAGTTTAGTAAAAGAATTAAGCAAAATAACaagtaaaataatattttaggTATGGATATCACCATTAAGCACCAATCTCTTCACAATTCCATTGTCACTGTATACTTAGGTGATGTGTACAGATAAAATATGATTTAAATACAGTTAACACATAAGGAATGTATAATACATTACTGTTAAGCACTACATCTCATAGCTCATTTGTATgtctatatatgtatatactgtaccttGTTAATCTGTACACAGAAGGTATAGCAATCGCTTAAGAAACACAATACTCTCTGGCTGAGTCATATTTAAAGAGCAACCTCCATCAGGAAATAGTGTACAACCAATGAAATGCAATTCGTCAAGCCCTAGGGCAGCGTTTACCCATATTTTTCTCTTGCAGCACTATGAAATGATTACTATGAAAGAACAACCACCATGTGAATAAACATACAAAAGCCATTAAAAGGTTTATTGCTCTTTATCGCCacccttaactcattgaatgccaagctgttttcggaagctttgtcctagagtgccagcaatctagaccattgtggattatttttgtacagccacagcatattctgtgttatagctatgaacacatacaatggctcgtttaaaaggtgagactttaagctctcagtgggtgcaaaccgtatATTtttacacgcctctgttcctgagaaatcccacgCTAATCAGTGGTTAGTTTTcatccctgttttttttctagaaatggagatattgtGTCTTTTATGAGTCACTATCACCGACATATTCGGCACTCTGGCAAGGGCGTGCCCTCTTGCAAGCGCGACTCGGCCTACCACCCACTCCGCTAGGCCCAGCTcgtggtggagatggaactccctcCTCAGCACGTGTGTTGAACAGTGTTCAGTCACTCCTTGTAATGTTTTTGACCTGTCATGAGTCATCTTGTCTTAGTAGAAAGGTGGACTCATCCAGCGTTGTTTGGCGAAAACGCACCTGCTGCAATATCTTTTTCTTCGACTTTTTCATTTCTCCCTTCAcacctgagaagtgttgcctgcaaagtttctgggaagagatctaccgagacctgccacctagtgataaacccacgaaaataaatgacc is from Alosa alosa isolate M-15738 ecotype Scorff River chromosome 15, AALO_Geno_1.1, whole genome shotgun sequence and encodes:
- the LOC125308707 gene encoding olfactory receptor 52E4-like, whose protein sequence is MSVSLNQTISSVLRIASFDIHPSAVYPIFIMGLLVYFFSVLSNVTILVLIVTQRSLHRPMFYILFSLPLNDLIGITAMFPRLLVDIVIMKNTVNYPLCVLQAFLLHMYGGGIPFILAAMAYDRYIAICKPLRYNSILTSLGITAVISLAWGANFALILVLFLLQARVKMCRNFIMNVFCDNFSLLNLSCGEDLTINNIYGLAITAFMHIITVTIQLFSYIQILLTCIMNKQSDAKSKAVNTCLAQIISFILFEIVVLFTILSYRFPNITPNARKACGMLIFLILPVLNPIIYGMKTKDIRTAFFHILKKGKMSSS